Proteins encoded within one genomic window of Streptomyces kaniharaensis:
- a CDS encoding Lrp/AsnC family transcriptional regulator codes for MDLSTADPDTVLDTLDRRLVCALQVDGRAETGQIAEVLGVSARTVTRRLSRMQQAGVLRVVRMPDVEDAAVGALLLRVRVLRGTVDAIARALSDRPDVPFVDVMLGGQEIGAVMLSDTGARDRLLYGQLPATAAVTETTTHAVLHAFADAGQWQAGYLDEAEAAALARPVPPRPATPPPLDELDRALLARLAEDARQPHAALAAAVGAPESTVRRRLHRLDDAGLLRTHATVDPRLLGMAVDANLWLDVPPGRLAEVGTALARHPQVHGVLATSGPTNLMAAVFCPDHGGLYRFLTDTLGPFGVIRAETAIVARAIKRAGVPLQRPGAAR; via the coding sequence ATGGACCTTTCGACTGCCGATCCGGACACCGTTCTCGACACTCTCGACCGCCGCCTGGTCTGCGCCCTCCAGGTGGACGGACGGGCCGAGACCGGCCAGATCGCCGAGGTGCTGGGCGTGTCCGCCCGGACGGTCACCCGCCGCCTGTCCCGGATGCAGCAGGCCGGCGTACTGCGGGTGGTGCGGATGCCCGACGTCGAGGACGCGGCCGTCGGCGCGCTGCTGCTGCGCGTGCGGGTCCTGCGCGGCACGGTGGACGCCATCGCGCGGGCGCTGTCCGACCGCCCGGACGTCCCGTTCGTCGACGTGATGCTCGGCGGCCAGGAGATCGGCGCCGTCATGCTGAGCGACACGGGCGCCCGCGACCGCCTGCTGTACGGGCAGCTTCCCGCGACGGCCGCCGTGACCGAGACCACCACCCATGCCGTCCTGCACGCCTTCGCCGACGCCGGGCAGTGGCAGGCCGGCTACCTGGACGAGGCCGAGGCCGCCGCCCTCGCCCGGCCCGTTCCGCCCCGCCCCGCGACGCCCCCGCCGCTGGACGAGCTGGACCGCGCGCTGCTGGCCCGGCTCGCCGAGGACGCCCGGCAGCCGCACGCCGCCCTCGCCGCAGCCGTCGGCGCACCCGAGTCGACCGTCCGGCGCCGGCTGCACCGGCTGGACGACGCCGGGCTGCTGCGCACCCACGCCACCGTCGACCCCCGGCTGCTCGGCATGGCCGTGGACGCGAACCTCTGGCTGGACGTGCCGCCCGGCCGGCTCGCCGAGGTCGGCACGGCGCTGGCCCGGCATCCGCAGGTGCACGGCGTGCTTGCCACCAGCGGCCCGACCAACCTGATGGCCGCCGTGTTCTGCCCGGACCACGGCGGGCTCTACCGGTTCCTCACCGACACCCTCGGCCCGTTCGGGGTGATCCGGGCCGAGACCGCGATCGTCGCCCGCGCGATCAAGCGCGCGGGCGTCCCGCTCCAACGGCCGGGCGCCGCCCGCTAG
- a CDS encoding NADPH-dependent FMN reductase — protein MPNDRQILLLPGSLRAGSTNETVLRTAAAVAAATPGVGTAFYTGLAELPHFNPDHDTDPLPEPVAGLRAAIEAADALLICTPEYAGTLPGSFKNLLDWTVGGTEISDKPTAWINAAGPGRGQGAEATLRAVLGYTGAAVLEEACARIPLDRQAVGPDGLVADPLVRERIGEVLARLAAG, from the coding sequence ATGCCGAATGATCGTCAGATCCTGCTGCTGCCCGGAAGCCTCCGCGCCGGTTCCACCAACGAGACGGTGCTGCGCACGGCCGCCGCCGTCGCCGCCGCCACGCCGGGCGTCGGCACCGCCTTCTACACCGGGCTGGCCGAGCTGCCGCACTTCAACCCGGACCACGACACCGACCCGCTGCCGGAGCCGGTCGCCGGGCTGCGGGCGGCCATCGAGGCCGCCGACGCGCTGCTGATCTGCACCCCCGAGTACGCCGGGACGCTGCCCGGCTCGTTCAAGAACCTGCTGGACTGGACGGTCGGCGGTACGGAGATCTCGGACAAGCCCACCGCCTGGATCAACGCCGCCGGTCCGGGCCGCGGCCAGGGCGCCGAGGCCACCCTGCGCGCCGTCCTCGGGTACACCGGCGCGGCCGTGCTGGAAGAGGCCTGCGCCCGGATCCCGCTGGACCGGCAGGCCGTCGGCCCGGACGGGCTGGTCGCCGACCCGCTGGTGCGGGAGCGGATCGGCGAGGTGCTGGCCCGGCTCGCGGCGGGCTGA
- a CDS encoding MarC family protein, whose amino-acid sequence MPVFNLSSAFITFFAVVGPPKVLLAFARLAATRTTRELRRLAALSTIVAAVVGLVLDFAADEVTTLFHISDQSLQLAGGTIFFVYAVALVFGVHLGAESEADEHLRNPMLDGFRALLLPYIASPLAVTAVLVASLAKDDWGWRATVAEAYLAVMVINYVVVALLAPLMRRIHRTSLEVLSRLLGLLLAAVGVELILSGLTGLGVHLPEAHY is encoded by the coding sequence ATGCCCGTGTTCAACCTGAGCAGCGCGTTCATCACGTTCTTCGCCGTCGTCGGCCCGCCGAAGGTCCTGCTGGCCTTCGCCCGGCTGGCCGCCACCCGGACCACCCGGGAGCTGCGGCGGCTGGCGGCGCTGAGCACGATCGTGGCGGCCGTGGTCGGCCTGGTGCTCGACTTCGCCGCGGACGAGGTCACGACCCTCTTCCACATCAGCGACCAGTCGCTGCAGCTCGCCGGCGGGACGATCTTCTTCGTCTACGCCGTCGCGCTGGTCTTCGGCGTCCACCTCGGCGCCGAGAGCGAGGCGGACGAGCATCTGCGGAACCCGATGCTGGACGGCTTCCGCGCGCTGCTGCTGCCGTACATCGCGAGCCCGCTCGCCGTCACCGCCGTCCTGGTCGCCTCGCTCGCCAAGGACGACTGGGGCTGGCGGGCCACCGTCGCCGAGGCCTACCTGGCCGTCATGGTGATCAACTACGTCGTCGTGGCCCTGCTCGCGCCGCTGATGCGGCGCATCCACCGCACCTCGCTGGAGGTGCTCTCCCGGCTGCTCGGACTGCTGCTGGCGGCGGTCGGCGTGGAGCTGATCCTGAGCGGCCTGACCGGGCTCGGCGTCCACCTCCCCGAGGCGCACTACTGA
- a CDS encoding DoxX family protein: MCLNRRDLGLLALRSAIGGVLIAHGTQKLFGWFGGAGLEGTTKAMEHMGFHPARQSAIAAGLGEAGGGAMLVAGLATPAAGAVVAGTMAGAVAVHAPAGFFMTAGGYEYPAFLGATGLALGLAGPGRYSADHLTGHAFDRPWVGVLSFAASAAAAYGVVARRRHVVRLREERAAVEADEQEGSGLS, from the coding sequence ATGTGTCTCAACCGTAGGGACCTGGGCCTGCTGGCCCTGCGCAGCGCGATCGGCGGGGTGCTGATCGCGCACGGCACCCAGAAGCTGTTCGGCTGGTTCGGCGGCGCCGGCCTGGAGGGCACCACCAAGGCGATGGAGCACATGGGCTTCCACCCGGCCCGGCAGAGCGCGATCGCGGCCGGTCTCGGCGAGGCGGGCGGCGGGGCGATGCTGGTGGCCGGGCTGGCCACCCCGGCGGCCGGCGCGGTGGTGGCGGGGACGATGGCGGGCGCGGTGGCGGTGCACGCCCCGGCCGGCTTCTTCATGACCGCCGGCGGCTACGAGTACCCGGCGTTCCTCGGCGCGACCGGGCTGGCGCTCGGCCTGGCCGGCCCGGGCCGGTACTCCGCGGACCACCTGACGGGCCACGCCTTCGACCGGCCGTGGGTGGGCGTGCTGTCCTTCGCGGCGAGCGCCGCGGCGGCGTACGGGGTGGTGGCCCGGCGCCGGCACGTGGTGCGGCTGCGCGAGGAGCGGGCGGCGGTGGAGGCGGACGAGCAGGAGGGCTCGGGGCTGTCCTGA
- a CDS encoding TetR/AcrR family transcriptional regulator, with translation MGLRELKKQQTRALLSDTAMGLFADRGFEQVTVAEVARAAGVSTNTVFNYFPTKEDLFFDRQDEVVAHLAEVVRGRPTGGSAVAAVRADLLAALAGGEPTVGLHPAMATFWRIVADSPALRARLLELGERAEAALATALAEESGAGPDDPLPRVLAGAIAGAHQAVLAEIRRGMVAGEPVETVRRRVEAAVERAFGLLASGLDGYPAGR, from the coding sequence ATGGGACTTCGCGAACTCAAGAAGCAGCAGACCCGGGCCTTGCTGTCCGACACCGCCATGGGCCTGTTCGCCGATCGCGGGTTCGAACAGGTCACGGTGGCCGAGGTGGCCCGGGCCGCCGGGGTCTCGACCAACACCGTGTTCAACTACTTCCCCACCAAGGAGGACCTGTTCTTCGACCGGCAGGACGAGGTCGTGGCGCACCTGGCCGAGGTGGTCCGGGGCCGGCCCACGGGCGGTTCCGCCGTCGCGGCGGTCCGGGCCGACCTGCTGGCGGCGCTGGCGGGCGGTGAACCGACCGTCGGGCTGCACCCGGCGATGGCGACGTTCTGGCGAATCGTCGCGGACAGCCCGGCACTGCGGGCCCGGCTGCTGGAGCTGGGCGAACGCGCCGAGGCGGCGCTGGCCACGGCCCTGGCGGAGGAGTCGGGAGCCGGGCCGGACGACCCCCTCCCCCGGGTGCTGGCCGGCGCGATCGCGGGCGCGCACCAGGCCGTGCTGGCGGAGATCCGGCGGGGCATGGTGGCCGGAGAGCCGGTGGAGACCGTCCGCAGGCGCGTCGAGGCGGCTGTGGAGCGGGCGTTCGGCCTGCTGGCGTCCGGACTCGACGGCTACCCGGCGGGCCGCTGA
- a CDS encoding FxLYD domain-containing protein, with translation MDRQPLTRATRRATAEPRATVQDLDAPLLRRRLRPVSWVLAAVLVGGAVIAGCSSGKSASTVVSSAASAVEKGASAAASAAASAASALASAASGLGGAVSSAEARASAAVSAASSALAGIKGGLDAKGDVTAGATTIGSDGKAQAELTVTNHGQQTYRYVIQVNFTDGSGKVQDATVVTAPDVAAGQSARTTARSNRDFSGTVTAVVAAAVRY, from the coding sequence ATGGATCGCCAGCCGCTCACCCGGGCCACCCGCAGGGCGACGGCCGAGCCCCGGGCCACCGTGCAGGACCTGGACGCTCCGCTGCTGCGCCGCCGACTGCGGCCGGTGTCATGGGTGTTGGCCGCCGTCCTGGTCGGCGGGGCGGTCATCGCCGGCTGTTCGTCGGGCAAGAGCGCGAGCACTGTGGTGTCCTCGGCCGCCTCCGCGGTGGAGAAGGGCGCCTCCGCCGCCGCCTCGGCCGCGGCCTCCGCCGCCTCGGCACTGGCCTCGGCGGCGAGCGGCCTCGGTGGAGCGGTCTCCTCGGCGGAGGCGCGGGCATCGGCGGCGGTGTCGGCGGCCTCGTCCGCCCTCGCCGGGATCAAGGGCGGGCTGGACGCGAAGGGGGACGTGACGGCAGGCGCTACGACCATCGGCTCGGACGGGAAGGCGCAGGCGGAGCTGACCGTCACCAACCACGGGCAGCAGACGTACCGGTACGTGATCCAGGTCAACTTCACGGACGGCTCCGGCAAGGTTCAGGACGCCACCGTGGTGACCGCCCCGGACGTGGCCGCCGGGCAGAGCGCCCGGACCACCGCCCGCAGCAACCGGGACTTCTCGGGCACCGTCACGGCCGTGGTGGCGGCCGCGGTCCGCTACTGA
- a CDS encoding DUF2269 family protein, producing the protein MAKFLLSLHVLASVLFIGPVAVAVSMFPRRAKAALAGGPDQASDAGVLRILHRITQVYALLGVAVPVMGIGLAQVMDVLGQSWLIVSMVLTAVAALSLLLFVLPGQQAAVDALGLDSGDEQHGKAVQGLRLLPMTAGVFNLLWAVVVVLMIVRPGSTTGV; encoded by the coding sequence ATGGCCAAGTTCCTGCTGAGCCTGCACGTCCTCGCCTCGGTCCTGTTCATAGGCCCGGTCGCGGTGGCCGTCAGCATGTTCCCGCGCCGGGCGAAGGCGGCGCTGGCCGGCGGGCCCGACCAGGCCTCCGACGCCGGGGTGCTGCGGATCCTGCACCGGATCACCCAGGTCTACGCGCTGCTGGGGGTGGCCGTGCCGGTCATGGGCATCGGGCTGGCCCAGGTGATGGACGTGCTCGGGCAGTCCTGGCTGATCGTCTCGATGGTGCTGACCGCCGTCGCCGCGCTCTCGCTGCTGCTGTTCGTGCTGCCCGGGCAGCAGGCCGCCGTGGACGCGCTGGGTCTCGACTCCGGGGACGAGCAGCACGGCAAGGCCGTCCAGGGCCTGCGGCTGCTGCCGATGACGGCCGGGGTGTTCAACCTGCTGTGGGCGGTGGTCGTGGTGCTGATGATCGTCCGGCCGGGGTCGACCACCGGCGTCTGA
- the kynU gene encoding kynureninase — MITREECAALDAVDPLAAFRKEFALPDGVIYLDGNSLGALPARTPERVRQVVEEEWGRELIRSWNDAGWFEQPYALGRRIAPLVGAAADEVVVCDTTSVNLFKVLSAALRLRPGRRTVLGDGEAFPTDLYIAEGVTGLVEGARSVLVRPEELDAHLDGDVAVVVLSHVDYRTGELLDMPGITARVQAAGALMIWDVCHSVGALPVELAASNADFAVGCTYKYLNGGPGAPAFLYVAERHLAAGPLQPLSGWFGHARPFAFEPGYDPKAGIGRFLTSSPSLLGQAALGASLDVWERADLAAVRAKSLALTDLFISLVEGLDGIEVATPREHARRGSQVALRHADGYPVVQALIERGVIGDFRAPDLMRFGFTPLYLSHTDVWDAARQLAEVLESGEWRAERFSRRGEVT; from the coding sequence ATGATCACGCGCGAGGAGTGCGCGGCGCTTGACGCCGTCGACCCGCTGGCGGCGTTCCGCAAGGAGTTCGCCCTGCCGGACGGGGTGATCTACCTGGACGGGAACTCACTCGGCGCGCTGCCGGCGCGCACGCCCGAGCGGGTGCGTCAGGTGGTCGAGGAGGAGTGGGGCCGGGAGCTGATCCGCAGCTGGAACGACGCCGGCTGGTTCGAGCAGCCGTACGCGCTGGGTCGGCGGATCGCGCCGCTGGTCGGGGCCGCGGCGGACGAGGTCGTGGTCTGCGACACCACCTCGGTGAACCTGTTCAAGGTGCTGTCGGCCGCGCTGCGGCTGCGCCCGGGGCGGCGCACGGTGCTCGGGGACGGCGAGGCCTTCCCGACGGACCTGTACATCGCCGAGGGCGTGACCGGGCTGGTCGAGGGCGCGCGCAGCGTGCTGGTGCGGCCGGAGGAGCTGGACGCGCACCTGGACGGTGACGTCGCCGTGGTCGTCCTCTCGCACGTGGACTACCGCACCGGCGAGCTGCTGGACATGCCCGGGATCACCGCCCGGGTGCAGGCAGCGGGCGCGCTGATGATCTGGGACGTCTGCCACTCGGTGGGCGCGCTGCCCGTCGAACTCGCCGCTTCCAACGCGGACTTCGCGGTCGGCTGCACCTACAAGTACCTGAACGGCGGCCCGGGTGCGCCGGCGTTCCTGTACGTCGCCGAGCGGCACCTGGCGGCCGGTCCGCTGCAGCCGCTGAGCGGCTGGTTCGGACACGCGCGGCCGTTCGCCTTCGAGCCCGGGTACGACCCGAAGGCGGGCATCGGGCGGTTCCTGACGAGCTCGCCGTCGCTGCTCGGCCAGGCCGCGCTGGGCGCCAGCCTGGACGTGTGGGAGCGCGCCGACCTGGCCGCCGTGCGGGCGAAGAGCCTGGCGCTGACCGACCTGTTCATCTCGCTGGTCGAGGGCCTGGACGGGATCGAGGTGGCGACCCCGCGCGAGCACGCCCGGCGCGGCAGCCAGGTCGCGCTGCGGCACGCCGACGGCTACCCGGTGGTGCAGGCGCTGATCGAGCGCGGCGTGATCGGGGACTTCCGCGCGCCGGACCTCATGCGGTTCGGGTTCACCCCGCTCTACCTGTCCCACACGGACGTCTGGGACGCGGCCCGGCAGCTGGCCGAGGTGCTGGAGAGCGGCGAGTGGCGGGCGGAGCGCTTCTCCCGTCGCGGCGAGGTGACCTGA
- a CDS encoding glycosyl hydrolase family 18 protein translates to MLRSRIERAEAPAQEGVRRRRPKSLAAIAAGTTASLLLGAGLALSGGAAATAATTNTTGAPATSGGIKVAYFDQWSIYANAYYPRTVQDTGVAGKLDYLIYDFANIHPTDLGCFEATKAASQDENNPNAGDGAGDAFADYQKSFGADISVDGVGDVWGQPIAGNFNQLKKLKAKNPNLKILISLGGWTYSKYFSTAAATDASRKHLVSSCLDMFIKGNLPADAGYGGPGSAAGIFDGVDIDWEYPGGGGHTGNISSPADKQNFTLLLREFRNQLDAQGRADNRTYALSAAVGAGQDKIMNVETDRIGQYLTFLDVMTYDMHGAWDAQGPTNHQAPLYSGPGDPMTPAKPGHGKYSIDNAVKAWTVGDPDYGIPGGFPANKINMGVPFYYRGWTGVADNGHNGLFQPATGPAAGAAMSGNVPGIQMYKELGGFVDNPARTYWDDAARATYFYDGTTFWSGEDARSVQAKLDYAHCNGLGGSFAFSLYDLGTRTALFDTMVNATNGSAAACPAPPSPTATATATGTATPTPTATATATATSTQTGPAGCPAAPSWEANATYATPGHKVSWKGHYYTNKWWTTGEDPSLSGQWGVWADNGPC, encoded by the coding sequence ATGCTGCGCTCACGCATCGAAAGGGCCGAGGCCCCGGCTCAGGAAGGCGTCCGCCGCCGGCGCCCGAAGAGCCTGGCCGCGATCGCGGCCGGCACCACCGCCTCCCTGCTGCTCGGCGCGGGCCTCGCCCTGTCCGGCGGCGCCGCGGCCACCGCCGCGACCACCAACACCACCGGCGCGCCCGCCACCAGCGGCGGCATCAAGGTCGCCTACTTCGACCAGTGGTCGATCTACGCGAACGCGTACTACCCCAGGACGGTCCAGGACACCGGTGTGGCCGGGAAGTTGGACTACCTGATCTACGACTTCGCCAACATCCACCCGACCGACCTCGGCTGCTTCGAGGCCACCAAGGCCGCCAGCCAGGACGAGAACAATCCCAACGCGGGTGACGGCGCGGGTGACGCGTTCGCCGACTACCAGAAGAGCTTCGGCGCGGACATCTCGGTCGACGGTGTCGGCGACGTCTGGGGCCAGCCGATCGCGGGCAACTTCAACCAGCTGAAGAAGCTCAAGGCGAAGAACCCGAACCTCAAGATCCTGATCTCGCTGGGTGGTTGGACCTACTCCAAGTACTTCTCCACGGCGGCCGCCACGGACGCGTCGCGCAAGCACCTGGTCTCGTCCTGCCTCGACATGTTCATCAAGGGCAACCTCCCGGCGGACGCCGGCTACGGCGGCCCGGGCTCGGCGGCCGGCATCTTCGACGGCGTCGACATCGACTGGGAGTACCCGGGCGGCGGCGGCCACACCGGCAACATCTCCAGTCCCGCCGACAAGCAGAACTTCACGCTGCTGCTGCGGGAGTTCCGCAACCAGCTGGACGCGCAGGGCAGGGCCGACAACAGGACGTACGCCCTGTCGGCGGCGGTCGGTGCCGGCCAGGACAAGATCATGAACGTCGAGACCGACAGGATCGGCCAGTACCTCACGTTCCTCGACGTCATGACCTACGACATGCACGGCGCGTGGGACGCGCAGGGCCCGACCAACCACCAGGCCCCGCTCTACTCCGGCCCCGGCGACCCGATGACCCCGGCCAAGCCGGGCCACGGCAAGTACTCGATCGACAACGCGGTCAAGGCGTGGACGGTCGGAGACCCGGACTACGGCATCCCCGGAGGCTTCCCCGCCAACAAGATCAACATGGGTGTCCCGTTCTACTACCGCGGCTGGACCGGCGTCGCGGACAACGGCCACAACGGCCTGTTCCAGCCCGCCACCGGCCCGGCGGCCGGCGCGGCGATGTCCGGCAACGTCCCCGGCATCCAGATGTACAAGGAGCTCGGCGGCTTCGTCGACAACCCGGCCAGGACCTACTGGGACGACGCGGCCAGGGCCACGTACTTCTACGACGGCACCACCTTCTGGAGCGGTGAGGACGCCCGGTCCGTCCAGGCCAAGCTCGACTACGCGCACTGCAACGGCCTCGGCGGCTCCTTCGCCTTCTCGCTGTACGACCTGGGCACCAGGACCGCCCTGTTCGACACGATGGTGAACGCCACCAACGGCTCCGCCGCCGCCTGCCCGGCCCCGCCGTCCCCGACCGCGACCGCCACGGCCACCGGCACCGCGACGCCGACCCCGACGGCCACCGCCACCGCGACGGCGACCTCCACCCAGACCGGCCCGGCCGGCTGCCCGGCGGCCCCGAGCTGGGAGGCGAACGCCACCTACGCGACCCCCGGTCACAAGGTCTCGTGGAAGGGCCACTACTACACCAACAAGTGGTGGACCACGGGCGAGGACCCGAGCCTCAGCGGCCAGTGGGGCGTCTGGGCCGACAACGGCCCCTGCTGA
- a CDS encoding Lrp/AsnC family transcriptional regulator: MDAVDRRLLAELQTDARLSYNELSRRVSLSAPAVAERVRRLEADGVITGYHAHVDLTRSGLPITALVQIQCYGPRCVLRDPDVAKWPEVLQLHRVTGGACCVLLVAVPTMAEFEALCDRLGGYGQPSSSMILSSPVPWRPVVAP, from the coding sequence ATGGACGCCGTCGACCGCCGCCTGCTCGCCGAGCTCCAGACCGACGCCAGGCTCTCGTACAACGAACTCTCCCGCCGGGTGAGTCTGTCCGCACCCGCGGTGGCCGAACGGGTCCGCCGGCTGGAGGCGGACGGCGTGATCACCGGCTACCACGCCCACGTGGACCTCACCCGCTCCGGCCTGCCGATCACCGCGCTGGTCCAGATCCAGTGCTACGGCCCGCGCTGCGTGCTGCGCGATCCCGATGTGGCGAAGTGGCCGGAAGTGCTCCAGTTGCACCGGGTCACCGGCGGGGCCTGCTGCGTGCTGCTGGTGGCGGTGCCGACGATGGCCGAGTTCGAGGCGCTGTGCGACCGCCTCGGCGGCTACGGCCAGCCGTCCAGCTCGATGATCCTCTCCAGCCCGGTGCCCTGGCGGCCGGTGGTGGCCCCGTAG
- a CDS encoding tryptophan 2,3-dioxygenase, which produces MGHDTVETPNLSFGRGGEPGRGTPYARYARLDELHSLQHPRSKVPAELSFIVTTQVMELLFDLLRHEWTLAQQALREDDLPSVLAALRRGTHVQDVLVESWDLLATMTPQEFNSFRSVFGEASGFQSSAFLHLEFLLGNKNAALLKMYDEVPQTHAELTEALRSPGLYDDALALLARRGLAVRPEVSEQRYRASDEVEAAWRRVYTEPEFAALQPLAEALLDVAERVTRWRQRHLNAVKRTMGGKPGSGGSSGLTWLRKSAEQDVFPELWTIRDGM; this is translated from the coding sequence ATGGGGCACGACACGGTGGAGACACCCAACCTGTCGTTCGGTCGGGGCGGCGAGCCGGGTCGGGGCACTCCGTACGCCCGCTACGCGCGCCTGGACGAGCTGCACAGCCTCCAGCACCCGCGCAGCAAGGTACCGGCCGAGCTGTCGTTCATCGTCACCACGCAGGTGATGGAGCTGCTGTTCGACCTGCTGCGGCACGAGTGGACGCTCGCCCAGCAGGCGCTGCGCGAGGACGACCTGCCGTCCGTGCTGGCCGCGCTGCGCCGCGGCACGCACGTGCAGGACGTGCTGGTGGAGTCCTGGGACCTGCTGGCCACCATGACGCCGCAGGAGTTCAACTCCTTCCGCTCGGTGTTCGGCGAGGCCTCGGGCTTCCAGTCCTCGGCCTTCCTGCACCTGGAGTTCCTGCTCGGCAACAAGAACGCCGCGCTGCTGAAGATGTACGACGAGGTGCCGCAGACGCACGCCGAGCTGACCGAGGCCCTGCGCTCCCCCGGCCTGTACGACGACGCGCTGGCCCTGCTGGCCCGCCGCGGCCTGGCGGTCCGCCCCGAGGTGTCCGAGCAGCGCTACCGCGCGAGCGACGAGGTCGAGGCGGCCTGGCGCCGGGTATACACCGAGCCGGAGTTCGCCGCCCTCCAGCCGCTCGCCGAGGCGCTGCTGGACGTCGCCGAGCGGGTCACCCGCTGGCGCCAGCGCCACCTCAACGCGGTCAAGCGGACCATGGGCGGCAAGCCGGGCTCGGGCGGCTCCAGCGGCCTGACCTGGCTGCGCAAGTCGGCCGAGCAGGACGTGTTCCCGGAGCTGTGGACGATCCGGGACGGGATGTGA
- a CDS encoding F0F1 ATP synthase subunit B family protein, producing the protein MNLELGPLQPEPAPLVLGLVLFFLMMWAFGRGIIPRIERIRAERWEATEGRAERAEAIRAEAEAAYDAAREQLANARHEAARIRQEYAEQGAAAIAAAREEGSRDRDRLLASAHVQLTADRVLAEAQLRHEVGTLAVDLAGRVVGEPVGAVAERRGTVDRFFDEH; encoded by the coding sequence ATGAATCTCGAACTCGGTCCGCTCCAGCCTGAACCCGCCCCGCTGGTCCTCGGGTTGGTCCTGTTCTTCCTGATGATGTGGGCCTTCGGCCGCGGCATCATCCCCCGGATCGAACGGATCCGGGCCGAGCGGTGGGAGGCGACCGAGGGCCGTGCCGAACGGGCCGAGGCGATCCGCGCCGAGGCCGAGGCCGCGTACGACGCCGCCCGGGAACAGCTGGCGAACGCCCGGCACGAGGCCGCGCGGATACGGCAGGAGTACGCCGAGCAGGGCGCGGCGGCCATCGCGGCGGCCCGCGAGGAGGGCAGCCGCGACCGGGACCGGCTGCTCGCGTCGGCGCACGTGCAGCTGACCGCCGACCGCGTGCTGGCCGAGGCCCAACTCCGGCACGAAGTCGGCACGCTGGCTGTCGATCTGGCCGGCCGGGTGGTCGGCGAGCCGGTGGGTGCGGTCGCCGAGAGGCGCGGCACGGTGGACCGGTTCTTCGACGAGCACTGA
- a CDS encoding 4'-phosphopantetheinyl transferase family protein — protein sequence MTTEDQRQDRPAPLVAVASAEAVLRHPEAGEHLLTALEHERAARFRKESGRRDFTAGHVLVRLCAARLLGVPVTTLTLAQNCPDCGRADHGKPFLPDHPDVHVSLSHTHGVVAAAAGFDPVGVDVELAARGGTLRGVAERVLTPAELALVDAAPEPERAFLRLWVRKESLIKIGRASMDTLSEVDLSAVPLDVPADGPLRSRYRDLHLLDWTDPGHGAAVAAVSTAEPRVVELTTAG from the coding sequence ATGACCACCGAGGACCAGCGCCAGGACCGGCCCGCCCCGCTCGTCGCCGTCGCCTCCGCCGAGGCCGTCCTGCGGCACCCCGAGGCGGGCGAGCACCTGCTCACCGCCCTCGAACACGAGCGTGCCGCGCGCTTCCGGAAGGAGTCCGGGCGGCGGGACTTCACCGCCGGCCACGTCCTGGTCCGGCTGTGCGCCGCACGGCTGCTCGGCGTGCCGGTCACCACCCTGACGCTCGCCCAGAACTGCCCCGACTGCGGCCGGGCTGACCACGGCAAGCCGTTCCTGCCGGACCACCCGGACGTCCACGTGAGCCTGTCGCACACCCACGGGGTGGTCGCGGCCGCCGCCGGGTTCGATCCGGTCGGCGTGGACGTCGAGCTGGCTGCGCGCGGCGGCACGCTCCGCGGGGTGGCCGAGCGGGTGCTCACCCCGGCCGAACTGGCGCTGGTCGACGCGGCCCCGGAGCCGGAACGGGCCTTCCTGCGGCTGTGGGTGCGGAAGGAGTCGCTGATCAAGATCGGGCGGGCGAGCATGGACACCCTGTCCGAGGTCGACCTCTCCGCGGTGCCCCTGGACGTCCCGGCGGACGGCCCGCTCCGCAGCCGGTACCGGGATCTTCACCTGCTCGACTGGACGGACCCCGGGCACGGGGCGGCGGTGGCGGCGGTCAGCACCGCCGAGCCGCGGGTCGTCGAGCTGACGACGGCGGGCTGA